The genomic segment TCTCCACCAACAATGTACTCCCGAAGAGCGTTCCTTCCGAAAAGTAGCTCCGATAAGCCGCCGCTGTCATGCGGTTCTTGGCTTAGCTAAAGACGGATGCGTCTCTGCCTATTCAGATGTGTCCTCAGTGATCGTGGCCATCGTCATCGTGACTATCCTCATTGTCGCTACCATCCTCACCCTCCTGACCGTCGTCATCGTTCTGACCGTCGAGTGCGCCTCTCACCGCTTCATTCAGGTCTGCAAGCTTTCCGCGGATGGCTTCGGACTTCTCCGAAGGCGGCTCTTCAAGTGCAGGTTGGGCACCCAGATCGGGCTGGCCGACAACGACGCTGCCGATCATCCCGGCTGACTCGTGGGGAACGCAATAATAGTGGTACACGCCCTCGGTTTCGAACACGTGATCGAAGGTTGCTTCCGCTTCCGAAAGAACGCCGCTATCCCAGGCGGCTGCCTCATCGGGGACGAGTTGCGGTTCGTCATTATCCGAGTGATAAGCGGTCGCAGAGTGACTCCCACTCTCGTTTGTCCACGTGACGCTGCCTCCCTTTTCGATCCAAACGACGTGCGGTTCGAAGTGATCCCCGGAGTCGGTAGTAGTCATCGACACCTCAGCTTCCGCCGACGGACTGTCGAGTTCCTCACCATGGCTTCCATGGCTACCTGAGTCCTCTTCGTGAGAATTGTTGTGGTCGCTTTCCTCGTCACTCTGGTCATCGGTGTCCTCGTCTTGATCGCTGTTACTCTCTGGCTGGTCACTCTCGGTTAGACAACCAGCGAGTCCAATCCCGATTGCACCGCTGGCGATACCAAGCACAGTTCGTCGAGATGTCTCATCAGTCATCGTTTTCCCAGAAGGGCGTTAGCCCAACGCTGTTTTCCTTATTCGGGGTATAATGATGTCTGAATCACACACAGGTGTTTGCTATCTCTACCATTTGGACTCTTCCAAAATGAGTGATTCCGACGTAGATAGAACTGAGAAACCGCCGTCTATGTCAAGCCGACCTATGAGACGCTCGGGAGTTCGTGATGATAGTACTCCCACTGGCCATTACTCTGCAACCATACCGTTAAGCCGATTCGAGTAGTAGTGTTTTATATGGGATATACTATACAATTATCCGTGACTGGTGAGTTCGACGAGGTCGTCGATGTCACAATCACTTTGCTTCAAGACGAGGGGTTCGGCGTCCTTTGTGATATTGACGTGCAGGAGACGCTCAAAGAGAAACTCGGAGAGGAATTCCAGCAGTATAGAATTCTCGGTGCGTGCAACCCAGCGCTCGCACACGAGGGATTGAACGAAGAGATCGAACTCGGTGCACTCCTCCCGTGTAACGTCCTCGTCTACGAAACTGTTGACGGGGACGTCGTAGTGAGTGCTGTCGATCCGCAGCAACTCGTTGGTATCGCTGACAACGAGGCGCTCGATTCTATCGCAACCGAAGTCCACGATCGATTCGAGCGGACCCTTTCGACTGTCAATGACGAACTCCAATCCTCGTCGGAGGCCTGATTACCGATGTCGTCCTCAAACCAGCTCGATACTACTACGCTGATCCTCCTTCTCCTCGGAGTACTTATCGTACTACCGTTGCTCACGATGGGGATGGGGTTCGGAGGAATGATGGGATACGGTGGAATGATGGGCTGGAACGGGGCTACCAGTGGCTGGTGGCCGCTCGTCGGAATGTTCGTTCCGCTCGTCTTTCTTCTCGTTCTGCTCGGCGGTGGATATCTTATCCTTCAGCGTGCGACGGCAAATCATTCGGATCCTGCAATGGAGGAACTACGTAAAGCGTATGCTCGTGGCGATCTCACCGATGAAGAGTTCCAAACCCGCCGAGATAGACTCGAACGGTCAGAATGAGGGCACAACGGTGATCTTGCTATAATTAGCTGTTGTTCGACTTACAAGGATCTTGACTGTGATCCTCTTTTCCGGAAGGCCACTTCCGTTCGTCGGATTCGACGATACCGAGCAGTATTCGCCGACGTTTACTCAACGTATCGAAGGAGGAGGCGAACTCTTCGTCAGAAACGGTCGGAATACCACCCTCGCGGAGGGCATTGAGGTCGGGTAACGAAGGTGTTCGGTCCGCAGGATCAACAAATGTTTGATGAAGCGTTTCGAGGTAGTTCTCAATACCTTTGCGAGCGTTCCGGAGAACAATCTCGTTCGGTTGATGTGGTTCCGAGATGCCGAATCTGATGAGCGATAACGCCTCGTCTAGGGCCGCGATTTCGACGGTCGGGGATCGCTTGTCGTGAGCGCTGTGAAAGTAATGAAGAACGGGGTAGGCATTGTGGTTCTCTGTCAGGATCGTAAGCTGTGTTACGAAACCGTTCAGCGGCAGGTCGAGCCCTCGAAACTCCTCGCCGTCCCAGGCCGTTCGAACGATTTCCTCGCTATGCGTTCCGAATCCACTAACGTTGTTAGCGAACGCCCGTTTCTGGGTAACCGCATCCAGTACGGAAAGCGTATACGTGACGCTGAGCGTCACGAAGAGCAACCCGCTTCCTGTTGCGAGTACCGTAATAACCTGCCAGATCCCCTCCCGGGGAGCGAAATCACCGATACCTAACGTAAAGATGGTGTATCCGGTGAAATAGATCCGATCGAACCACGACACGGATCCACGATCGAGCGTGTCAATGAGGGCGCTCTCGGCTCCGGCGAAGATCAGCGTCCATCCGCTCCAGAGCAGTACGATCCATACCGTGAGGCTCAGTACGAAGATCAACAGTCCCGAGAGACTCAGCAATCGTTCGTTCTGCGCACCGATCCGACGGAGTGATCGCCACGTCCACGCCATCAGCCGAGACGTAAGTGGACCAGCACCTCCCTCGACCCAGAGTGTCGTCCAGAGGAGATCGACGATGGTTCCAAGGAGGAGGACAACGCCGATGGTGAGATAGACCAGGTTCATAGCCGTTCGGTAGTGTTCTGGTCAGGGGTTATCCGTGTTCGATCCACTGGGAGCTCCGCCGAAGGGTAATAGCGACGCGATATAGAAATTGTACCCGGCCAGTGAAGAGACCAAGACTCCGACGATCACGGCGTTCCAGCGTTGCACGCCGTCTATCCCGAAGAGAAACGGCGCTATTACAAGCCACGACCCAAGTAACGTATTCGCCCCTGCGGCGATTCGGGTAACTTCCCGCTCGTCTCGTTCAACATACCGAGTAGATATGGATAGAATCCCGATTAGAGCACCTGTGATTGCGATATTCCATTGATACATAGCTGGTACGTGGAAAACGAACTGCGTAGCAAGTAACCAGAAACCGAGGAGCAGAGTGAGGGCCGAAAACGTCCTTGTCAGCATTGTAGGGCAAAGAATCGGTTAGGTTCTCGTTCTCCGCTTCCCGCCGCAATCAGCGGATCAGGCTGACGCCATGTTTCGACAACTCTCGGCGCACTCGCGCAGCACGTCGGCACACACCTGACAGTGTTCGTGATCGAACTGCTCGCATTCGTCGGCGCACTCCTCACAGGCGTCTGCGCACGTCTCCGCGAGGTCAGCGTGGTACCCGGAATTCCGGGCCATAAAGCGAGCGTGTAGCGCCGTGATATCGGCGACGTCCCGACAGAGACGGATACAGCGCGCCATCTCCTCGCCCATTCCGATACACTCGTCGGCACACCACTCGCAGGCCTGTGCCGCTTCGAAGCAATTGTCTGTACACTCCGCCATTTCGTCGTCCATGTGGTCAATCTGGGTTAGCGCCATCGCATATCATCAGTCGGCGCGACCCGACTTTGTTATCGTCAACCCAAGTCGAGAGAATAATTAGTGAGACGGAGGTAACACCGTTCAGTCGAACAGGGATAATCAATGAGATGGGATGCAACATAGTGTTTTATGGCTGAAACAGCGCTGGAATCCCACTATCTCTTCGTTCAAGCAGCGTAGATCGCAGTAATCTGTGATTCTGGCTTTGCTTTCGGCTGCAGGCAGCGGAGTTGAAGACGCGCCTCCTCGTACGCTTCGATATGATTGATGCGTCGCTGCAAACGGCGAGCATCCTGTTCGCCATCATCGGCGGGACGGCAGCCGGCGTACTGTCCCTCCTTCTCTGGGGTATCCTCCGCGAAACGCCGTTCGGAACGATAGTCGCGCTGCTCACACTGACGCTGTCTGGAGTGATCCTCTATCACGTCTTCTTGATTATCGCCGGCGGAGAATCGATCTTTCTCGATACGCTCCGGAGTGCGATGCACACCGTCGTCGCAATTTTTCTGTTGCTAGTGATCGCCACGCACGAGCAAATCCAGCAGAGTGTTTCAGGGAGTTGATAATCAGTGGTTGAATTGCCACTGTTTGCCGTATACAATCTCACAGTAGGCGCTGTCACGGGAATCGGGTTGTTGTATTTCCTCTTTTTCAGGCCGACTGTCGTTGACTACCACCGCTATTTGCTGTTAACGATCTCGGGAATACTGCTGTTTCTCGTCGGTGGTCCGATAGTGGAATTGCTGTTCCCGCCGGTAGTACATTGGGTGCACGGTGTCGCGTCGGTGCTCGTCGTGATCGGTCTGTACAGTCCGGTGAAAAGCGATTTGCGTCAGGAAGCCTGGGCCGGTCTTCTGCTCCAAGATCCCGCACAAGTTCGCCAGGTAGACGAGTGGATGCTTCCCGTTGATGATGCGATCCTCGGTCTCTTCCACTCGAAGGATCTCGTTCTGACACCGGCCATCATCGCGTACAACATTGACTACAGTCGAGAGGAAGTGAACCGTCGATTAGTCGAATTGAAGTCTCGTGGATTTGTTACGAAAGCTGAACGAGGGAAGTATCGTATCACGGGCCTCGGAAAACAGTACATAGAAGGAACGGTTCCTTGCGAAGGGTTTGGTTGTCTACGCTCTCTCTGGAGCCACCGTACCAATTAACATACTCACCCAATCTTGAATATGGCCTCATTAGGTCGCACTTCTCTGTTACGGAAAACTGATCACTCGCTGCACTGGGGTGCGGATATTTGACCAAGATAAAATGAAACCAATGACACGGCGATAAGGATCACCACATTAACACAGTATCTGTTGAGAGGGTACTAGTAAGGCCGAGAACGCCAAGTGCAAATAGAGTTACTCCAATCAGCATGGTCGCAAATTGGTGAAAACGTAGAGTAGGCATTGACTCGACTTAGGTCGTGTTGTTAATTGTCAGGAAGATAGTCTCGTCACTGTCGAAGTTTCTCACATTCTGATCGTTGATCATAGTCGGTCCAAAACTTTCTCGCTGGCGTCCATCCGATCGTTTCCTATGTTTTCAGGAACGTTAGATTTGAGAAAATGGGTGATCGCGTCTTGCCGAACTGGATAGGGCTCAACGAGGAAGGACACGCATGTGAGCGCTCGATAGGTAGCGCGTCACACTCCTCAAGATCCCGATCGTGAGGACAGTTATCGCCGTATACACACGGACGCGTATACTGATAAACGATCGTTCGGCCAAGCGTTAGACTCAAGCGATCGATTTCGTCGCAAACAGTGGCTTGTGTTCGTACTGATCGCGGACTCCGGGGTGGTTGACCGAGAGCCAGCATCCAAGACCTCACAAACTGAAGCGTTCAGTGCGACAAGTCGTTTACTCTTTCGCCCATTCTTGAGTGAGGAGCTTTCCTCAGGTCAGTGAACAAGAGTGAGATACTGTCGTCAACGTTGTAGTCGTCAGTATCCAGTCCCGTGGCTGCTCCGATGCGAAGTCCAGTATGCCAGAGAACCTTCATCAGCGCATGCTCCAAGCGCGTATAACGATATTGATCGAGAAAGTTCAATATCTGATGGGCACGATCTGGATTCAGCAACTCGGATCGAGTATCAGCTTCAGTTGTCGTCGGAAGAATGATCTTTTCGTCGAGTCCTGGCTCTACCGCATCGATCATCGCACAGAAGCGGAGGAACATTCTCTGGGTTGCTAACTGCCCCTTCATGCTGGCTGTTGCGAGCCCATCTTCGTTTCTGCGCTTCACTCGGAATCGGTGGATGTCTCGCCCGGAGAACTCGTCGAGATTGTCGATTCCGTCTTGTCCGCACCACAGCACGAACTGCTTGAGACGATATCGGTGAGACTGGATCGTTGCGTCTGCGAGTTCGTGACGCCGTTCGTCGAGGTACATCTGCATCGCCTCCGCTGGTTCGAGTGGTTCGAGGTTGTCTGCCATGGTCTCTCATTAAAGGCAAAGACAAGAGATCTCTAAACGCAACTCTTGGCGCTTCTCGCGCACACTAACAGCTGGATGAGACCCCGGAACATTTTGGACGTTCCCTGTCAGACTTTGTCCTGCTTTCCGACACGCACATAAGGAATTAAAATTCGTGATAACCGCAGGGCTTGGATATACTCAGGCGTACACAACAAAGTTAATTTGTCAGGCTTCATCCATAGCCTCTCTGTCTGTTTGGAGGGAGATCCGACGGCTCAGTCGGTGCGTATGGATGAATTATCAATAAATTATAAGAATTTATGCCGGGAATTGCTCCTCAATGCTCACCGACATCTCGAGTGGCTGTGAGATCGCCAGTCAACTGACCAATTCGTGTATCGACATCTTTCAAACCCCTCTACCCCTCTGAGGGGGTCGAACAACACCACCGAATGGATGCGTTGTCGTGCCATTCTCGTCTGCCGAACTGCCGTGAGCCGTATTGCCAGGTTCACCCACAGTCCGAGCAGACGAGATCGACGTCCCGATTCATGGCTCTCTCGCAAGCCACAGTCAGGACCAGACTGTATCTCCCGCAGTTGTCACAACTCGTCCTAGAGCGGGCTGCAAGAGCCGGCAGTTCGCCGTGAGAATCGTGATCGGGTTTCTGGATTAGTGGATCGTCTCTGGTTTTGAACTCAACAACAATCACCTCCTGCTCGCTGTCTGGCACCGTCAACTCTATTCCTCTACCCCTCTGAGGGGAACGAACAACGCCACGGTCGCGTCGAACTGAGCAGTCACTCGAGTGGTCTCGTCTCTGCCTTCTCTGTTGCTGTGGGTGTGGCCCGACTGGACGGCTCTATGATGCTCTCCGAGCCGTGCCAGCGGTGGCGCGCGATGAATGCGCGTTACTGCGCGCAGAACGTGCGAGGGACGAGCGACGCGACCGCAGGGAGCGAAGCGAGGAGGCTGGGGAGGACGCGAGCGAAGCGAGCGTGTGGTCGGACACACAAAAAGAGGAGGACTACACTACTCCTGGGCTTACCACCGCCCGCGTTCGGGGAACTCGAGGCGGCTCCAGCCGGTCACGGCCAGGTTGCATCGCTCGTTGTGCCAGTTCTTCGCCGCGTTCCTGATCCGCACTGTCTCTCCCTCGCTCACTGTTGTCTGGTAGGATCTCCCAGATCGTGAACTTCATCTTCTCGGTCTCATCCGCGATCAGTCCCACTTGGCTGATCGACGACTTCGAGGGCTCCCACAATTTGATGATCTCGCCTTCCACGTCTACCTCGCCTGCCTCCACCTCCGGCACGTCTGCAATGTCTACGATCGTTCCCGACTCGGCCTTCACTTCGTCCATCTCCTCGAGGGTTGCGTCGATCATCGACTGTCCGTCCGTCACCTTCTCCGCCAGTCCACGGCTCACTGCCGCCCGGCTTGGGCCCCCACGAACCGTCTCCGTGATTCGCACCGATTGTTTGTTGACCTCCGCCAACTGCTCTTGTTCCAGCTCGGAACGGGGATCCATCCGTTCGACCCGCCGCTCTCGGCGCTGCTCGACCACGACCTCTCGCGTCTGCTTTTCTCGTCCCTCCTGCGTTCCGAACGTCGCCTTTGCGCTGATCAACTCGAGTTCTTTTTCTCGAGCCCGAATCCGCTCTTCCTGTGCCAGTGGCAGGTGTCTGAACTCATTTTCTTCCCGACCAACCACCGTCTCCGGGTGGTTCGTCTCGACTTTCGTGTGTGTCTCCTGCTCGACACTGGGCCGAAACTCCGGCGTCTCGTCCACGATGTCTTCCTCGAACGGATCTTCCACCTCGACGACCACGTCCGTTTTCTCCGCAGCCGCCTCTTGGTTGACACTCGATTCATCCGAAGTTTTATGATCTCGGAAGTTCGTAAAACTCATTGCCTTAACTCCGAAGGCGCTTTCCAACGCGTCTTCACTCCAACCCTTCTGAATCTCGACTGTGATCGTCTTCTGCAACCGCTCTCGCTCGCGCCTTCAGGTCTCCTGAGGCGCGAGTGGAGCGGGACACTACCTTCAATCATCCAGCACCGCGCGCCGGGAGCGACCGGAGCGAGCGGCCAGCGGAGTAAGCCCGCTCGTGTCCGGCCCGGACTGCAGGCCCGTGTCCAGTGCGACTGTCGAGAGCACGGCGAGCCGCATCGTGGCTCGCCGCGCGCATCGGCACTAAGCACTGGAACGCGAAAGCCTGCGAGGGGCGCAACCGACGGGCTTACCCGCTAGCGTCGAGGCACACGCCCGGAACGGGCGCTCGCGGTACGGAGAGCGCCCGCACGCCCGGAATGGTCAGTCGCGAGCGACGCGGAGGGAGCGGAGGCGAGTGGGGCGTGCCGTCTCGTTCACACCAGTCAAGGAACGGTCAAAGCACCCCCGCCTTCAGCTCTCCTGGCGGACTTCGAAAGGGCGAGGACGTCTCGGTCGTCCCTCGCCGATGCAAGCACCGTAACGACCGAGCGCTGCGAGAGAGTGAGGCGCACAGCGAGGCGCGGGATGCCGAGCGGCCGAGGGCTTTCGGGGGTAACGTACTCCTCTCCCCCTCTCTTCTCGAGCCATCTCCTCGACGACGTCGTCTCCCTCACAACCACTGTTCTGTCTCCACCCCTCCGCTACGATCTTCCCTCACCCACCCCTGTCCTTTTCGCCTTTTTCTCCTCGAGCGTCACCTCCACGCCAACCCCGCTCTGCCCTACGTAGTCCGAAACGCTCACACGCCTGTCTGCACTCACGCAACATCGTCTCTTCAAGCGTACCAGTGTACACCTTCCTGCGTGTTCTGCCTTCCCGCACGTTCTCTCTTACTCGAGTGTTCCGTTCACCACCGATATCGAACCTGTCGATCGGCCACGTCGCATCCCCGTCAGACCGGCTCCAATTGTCTAACACTCGGACTGCCGTCGAGGCGGTCTCCGTCTCGATCGAGACACATGAGTACCGGCCGGTCCAGCTGTCCAATACTCGGTCTTCCCTCGAGAAGCAAGACCAACGGACCAAGAAGGACTAACCTTACCAGTAGCTGGTAGTACGGTTTCTTTATTCAGAATCCCGTGTGGAACCCGTGTTACGTGTAGGTCAAGCAGGTAACAGAGAGACGATCAATCTCGACGATAGCTGTCAAAAACCGCCTGCTGAATATAGAGCGAAAATCCAGCACGGCGACGAGTGCAGACGGAGACAACGTGGACTGGTAGATACAGATGGACCAGCAACGAGAAGGATTCTGCTTCCTCTAATACCTACTAAGAACAACGTTTTGGGACTATTCGTTTATTTTTCGAGTGGAAGACGCGCCTTGACTCGCTTTTTTCGAGAGTACTATCCCATGCCCAATAATCGCGTAGGGCTAATCTATCGGATAACCAAGACGATCCCAATAACTGTGAACGCTATCCCAGCAAATCTCGTTATCGTAACTTCGTCTCCGAGGATGACCATACCGATGAGAGCCGCGACGACGAAGTACATCGCACCGAGAGTAGAGATGACGGTTGTTGACCCCCCGGAAAGACCGATGTACATCGAAATCAGGCCTATTCCGGTGAACAATCCGGCCGTGCCAGCGAGCAGTCCTCCTCTCGCAGTAATGGCAAGCGATGCGTCTGAAACGAGGATGTATCCGAGTGCAAGGGGTCCTGCAACAAGATAGGTGATTGCAGCGGCCGTCCTCGGGTCGATAGACTCCGATGCAGCGTTGCCCAAGACTACCCAAATTCCCCAAGCAACCATTGTAATCGAACCAAAGAACACAGCCGAATCTATCTCAGGGAAACCCATTATCGTGATTCAACGTAACGGTTGAATAGCGACGCCCAGAGACGCTCGAAGCGACTGGTATCGAACGGTGGGGTGACCCAGGCGGGGAGGTGGAATTTTGGTTCAGTGTCGCTGCCTCGGTCATCGGCATGGTATCTCTGTGCCATACATACTGCATACCGACCGTTCCCGCATTGGTCTCTCTCTTAATCGAATAATCCATTTATATCGGGTCTAGGAGATTCCATGCATTCCTGACCGCTTTCGCAGGTTGCTCGGTGGATGCAGTGAGGACGACGAGGGCAAGCAAAAAGGATGATTATCGCCCAGAGAACTCCACGAGAGATTTTCGATGCGCGTTCATCCTCGTTCTGAGTAGTGTACCACCAACTCTGCCGGACCGCTCTCTTATCTTGTCCCCCAGCAGCCTCCGTTTCACTGGCCCATAGAACAGCACCCGACTGCTGAACGCAGACTCTGTCTGTAGCGTTTCGCTGACTCCGATTCAGAACGTACCGCCAATGCTTTTTATATCCTCTGAAGCTATGGGAGCCTGCTAAGCCTCGATGCGTGGTCAAGGAGCCGGGGTGGCAAAGGCCGATGCTGAATATGCACGTTCCAGTGCGTCCCTCTGATTGGCCCGAGCGCCAAGGAAGCAGCTTCGTGGGCCTGAGCCCGGCTGCCGAATCGGCAGCCGGGCGGCGAGCCCAAATAGGTGTAGCTCCCTTCCACGCGCGTTCACTCCAGAGACACCCATGTATACCTTCGGAATCGACGTTCACAAGAGCGAATCGCAAGTCGCTGTCTTGGACGACGATGGAAAGATCGTCGAAGAGGTTCGCGTCACAAACGCGAACCTCGACGATCTTGCCGGACGATACGCCGGATCGAACGCAGCGATCGAAGCCACCAGCAACTACTACACGATCTACGACACCTTAGACGAGCATCTTGACGTCACTGTTGCTGATCCTCGCCAAACCAAGGCGATCGGCATTGCTGAAGTGAAAAACGACCGGTTGGACGCGAAGCTGCTCGCGCAGCTTCGCCGAGCCGAGATGATCGCTGAGAGCTACGTTCCACCACAAGAGATCCGTGAGCGCCGCGCACTCGTGCGCGGCCGGAAGAAGTTGGTCGAGAAACGGACGGATTTCAAAAACGAGGTCCACGCTGTCCTCGACCAGCATGGAATCTCGTACGACTGGGATCCGTTCAGTGCGGACGGGCGAGAGTTCCTCGCCGGCGAGGAACTCTCGCTTGGTGATGTCGCACGGACGTCACTTGAGTCGTATCTGGCCGTGATCGATGAGCTCACCGCCCAGATCACGCGGCTCGAACGGGTGATCGAAGAGCTCGCTGCGTCTCTTCAAGAGACGCAGCTGCTCATGACGATTCCTGGTGTCAGTTTCTTCTCAGGATTACTGATCACGGCCGAATTAGGCGAGATCGATCGGTTCGACGAAGATAAACAGGTAGTGAGCTACGCAGGGTTGGATCCGACCGTCCGCGAGTCAGCTGACTCGCGGACGGAAGGAAGCATCTCGAAACGTGGGAACAGCCGGTTGCGATGGATCCTTGTCCAATGTGCGAACGTCGCTGTTCACACGTGTAAGGACGAGTACCTCAGCCGGTTCTACCAACGACTGAGACGAAGAAAGAATCACAAGAAAGCGATCGTCGCAACGGCGCGGAAACTGCTGGTCTCGATCTATCATATGTTGACCAGAAAAGAGGTCTACGATCCACCAGGTGTGAGCTGAGGTCCGCCAGTCCGGCGGACCTCAGTATGCGGCTATAGGCCGCAACAGCGACCGCTACCGCAACAAGAATCCTCCCGCCTGATCGATAGGTAGAACACAGATACACGTAACGTAAGCCGATTCGTACGTATCAGCTGACCGAGTCCAGCGAAGTTATCCCAAAAGATTATTCTCGCAAACGTGGTTTGGTTAGGTAGCAGCCTCCCATAGGTGTATTCAGCAAATCGGTTCTGATAGTTGCTAAGGACTTCACCAGG from the Natronococcus sp. AD-5 genome contains:
- a CDS encoding cupredoxin domain-containing protein translates to MTDETSRRTVLGIASGAIGIGLAGCLTESDQPESNSDQDEDTDDQSDEESDHNNSHEEDSGSHGSHGEELDSPSAEAEVSMTTTDSGDHFEPHVVWIEKGGSVTWTNESGSHSATAYHSDNDEPQLVPDEAAAWDSGVLSEAEATFDHVFETEGVYHYYCVPHESAGMIGSVVVGQPDLGAQPALEEPPSEKSEAIRGKLADLNEAVRGALDGQNDDDGQEGEDGSDNEDSHDDDGHDH
- a CDS encoding DUF302 domain-containing protein, whose translation is MGYTIQLSVTGEFDEVVDVTITLLQDEGFGVLCDIDVQETLKEKLGEEFQQYRILGACNPALAHEGLNEEIELGALLPCNVLVYETVDGDVVVSAVDPQQLVGIADNEALDSIATEVHDRFERTLSTVNDELQSSSEA
- a CDS encoding SHOCT domain-containing protein; the encoded protein is MSSSNQLDTTTLILLLLGVLIVLPLLTMGMGFGGMMGYGGMMGWNGATSGWWPLVGMFVPLVFLLVLLGGGYLILQRATANHSDPAMEELRKAYARGDLTDEEFQTRRDRLERSE
- a CDS encoding potassium channel family protein is translated as MNLVYLTIGVVLLLGTIVDLLWTTLWVEGGAGPLTSRLMAWTWRSLRRIGAQNERLLSLSGLLIFVLSLTVWIVLLWSGWTLIFAGAESALIDTLDRGSVSWFDRIYFTGYTIFTLGIGDFAPREGIWQVITVLATGSGLLFVTLSVTYTLSVLDAVTQKRAFANNVSGFGTHSEEIVRTAWDGEEFRGLDLPLNGFVTQLTILTENHNAYPVLHYFHSAHDKRSPTVEIAALDEALSLIRFGISEPHQPNEIVLRNARKGIENYLETLHQTFVDPADRTPSLPDLNALREGGIPTVSDEEFASSFDTLSKRRRILLGIVESDERKWPSGKEDHSQDPCKSNNS
- a CDS encoding SPW repeat protein, producing MLTRTFSALTLLLGFWLLATQFVFHVPAMYQWNIAITGALIGILSISTRYVERDEREVTRIAAGANTLLGSWLVIAPFLFGIDGVQRWNAVIVGVLVSSLAGYNFYIASLLPFGGAPSGSNTDNP
- a CDS encoding four-helix bundle copper-binding protein, with protein sequence MALTQIDHMDDEMAECTDNCFEAAQACEWCADECIGMGEEMARCIRLCRDVADITALHARFMARNSGYHADLAETCADACEECADECEQFDHEHCQVCADVLRECAESCRNMASA
- a CDS encoding IclR family transcriptional regulator, which codes for MVELPLFAVYNLTVGAVTGIGLLYFLFFRPTVVDYHRYLLLTISGILLFLVGGPIVELLFPPVVHWVHGVASVLVVIGLYSPVKSDLRQEAWAGLLLQDPAQVRQVDEWMLPVDDAILGLFHSKDLVLTPAIIAYNIDYSREEVNRRLVELKSRGFVTKAERGKYRITGLGKQYIEGTVPCEGFGCLRSLWSHRTN
- a CDS encoding EamA family transporter — its product is MGFPEIDSAVFFGSITMVAWGIWVVLGNAASESIDPRTAAAITYLVAGPLALGYILVSDASLAITARGGLLAGTAGLFTGIGLISMYIGLSGGSTTVISTLGAMYFVVAALIGMVILGDEVTITRFAGIAFTVIGIVLVIR
- a CDS encoding IS110 family RNA-guided transposase yields the protein MYTFGIDVHKSESQVAVLDDDGKIVEEVRVTNANLDDLAGRYAGSNAAIEATSNYYTIYDTLDEHLDVTVADPRQTKAIGIAEVKNDRLDAKLLAQLRRAEMIAESYVPPQEIRERRALVRGRKKLVEKRTDFKNEVHAVLDQHGISYDWDPFSADGREFLAGEELSLGDVARTSLESYLAVIDELTAQITRLERVIEELAASLQETQLLMTIPGVSFFSGLLITAELGEIDRFDEDKQVVSYAGLDPTVRESADSRTEGSISKRGNSRLRWILVQCANVAVHTCKDEYLSRFYQRLRRRKNHKKAIVATARKLLVSIYHMLTRKEVYDPPGVS